One window of Dendropsophus ebraccatus isolate aDenEbr1 chromosome 13, aDenEbr1.pat, whole genome shotgun sequence genomic DNA carries:
- the CELF3 gene encoding CUGBP Elav-like family member 3 isoform X4 yields MNRPIQVKPADSESRGEDRKLFVGMLGKQQTDEDVRRMFEPFGNIDECTVLRGPDGTSKGCAFVKFQTHTEAQAAINALHGSRTLPGASSSLVVKFADTEKERGLRRMQQVANQLGMFSPIALQFGAYSAYTQAVSDQLMQQQAALVAAHSAYLNPMATMAAVQMQQMATINPNGIIATPITPITPITSSSGTSTPPTLAATPVSAIPATLGVNGYSAVPSQSSVQPTSEAIYTNGLHPYPAQSPVTQLDPLQQAYAGMQHYTAAYPAAYGLVGPAFTQPPPLLPQQPPQQQQQQQQQREGPEGCNIFIYHLPQEFTDSEILQMFLPFGNVISAKVFVDRATNQSKCFGFVSFDNPGSAQAAIQAMNGFQIGMKRLKVQLKRPKDANRPY; encoded by the exons AAGACCGTAAGCTATTTGTGGGGATGTTGGGAAAGCAGCAGACAGATGAGGACGTCCGCCGAATGTTTGAACCCTTTGGAAATATTGATGAATGTACTGTCCTCCGGGGGCCAGATGGAACCAGCAAAG GTTGTGCATTTGTGAAGTTTCAGACACACACAGAGGCGCAGGCGGCCATAAACGCTCTACATGGGAGCCGGACTCTACCG GGCGCCTCCTCCAGCCTGGTGGTAAAGTTTGCAGACACGGAGAAGGAGCGGGGTCTCCGCAGGATGCAGCAGGTGGCCAATCAGCTGGGCATGTTCAGTCCCATCGCTCTGCAGTTTGGAGCGTATAGCGCGTATACACAGGCAGTAAGTGACCAG CTTATGCAGCAGCAGGCCGCCCTGGTGGCCGCACACAGCGCTTACCTCAACCCCATGGCTACAATGGCCGCTGTCCAGATGCAACAAATGGCGACAATCAACCCCAATGGAATCATAGCCACACCCATTACTCCAATCACGCCTATCACATCCTCATCAG GTACTAGTACCCCTCCCACACTCGCTGCCACACCAGTATCTGCCATCCCTGCCACGCTGGGGGTCAATGGGTACAGCGCAGTGCCCTCACAGAGCAGCGTCCAGCCCACATCGGAGGCTATTTACACCAATGGCCTGCACCCCTACCCAG CTCAGAGTCCGGTCACCCAGCTGGACCCTCTGCAGCAAGCCTACGCCGGCATGCAGCAttatacag ctgcctaccctgccgcCTACGGCCTGGTTGGTCCGGCATTCACACAGCCTCCGCCATTGTTACCACAGCAgcctccacagcagcagcaacagcaacagcagcagagaGAGG GTCCAGAAGGCTGCAACATCTTCATCTACCACCTGCCCCAGGAATTCACAGATTCAGAGATTTTACAGATGTTTCTGCCATTCGGAAATGTCATCTCCGCCAAAGTGTTTGTAGACAGAGCCACCAACCAGAGCAAGTGTTTTG GCTTTGTGAGTTTTGACAATCCCGGCAGCGCCCAGGCTGCTATTCAGGCCATGAACGGTTTCCAGATTGGCATGAAGAGGCTCAAAGTACAATTAAAGCGACCAAAAGATGCCAACCGGCCGTACTGA